In Microbacterium sp. AB, a single genomic region encodes these proteins:
- a CDS encoding bifunctional riboflavin kinase/FAD synthetase, whose protein sequence is MILFRDAAEVPENFGPSVVAIGKFDGVHAGHRAIIEQMLVDAVGTGARTVAVTFDRNPLALIAPERCPQPLVGVRQKIDLIERTGIDATLVLTFDEALASEEPEAFVERVLVGAVRAERVLVGGDFRFGRGGAGDAALLERMGEEHGFSVEVMPDIASSGDGRRVSSSWIRELLAVGDVERAAKLLGRFHTVRGEIVHGLKRGRELGFPTANLSPDSEGFVPADGVYAGWLVAPRGGLGSRVRYPAAVSVGTNPTFDDVERRQVEAYVLDEDDLDLYGLQVEVQFAARIRGMVAFEGIERLVAQMTDDVVRVREALR, encoded by the coding sequence GTGATCCTCTTCCGGGACGCCGCCGAGGTGCCGGAAAACTTCGGTCCGTCGGTGGTGGCCATCGGCAAGTTCGACGGCGTGCACGCCGGGCACCGCGCGATCATCGAGCAGATGCTCGTCGACGCCGTCGGCACGGGGGCGCGCACGGTCGCGGTGACGTTCGACCGGAATCCGCTCGCGCTCATCGCCCCGGAGAGATGCCCGCAGCCGCTCGTCGGCGTGAGGCAGAAGATCGACCTGATCGAGCGCACGGGGATCGACGCGACCCTCGTCCTCACCTTCGACGAGGCACTCGCATCCGAGGAGCCGGAGGCGTTCGTCGAACGCGTGCTCGTCGGCGCCGTCCGCGCCGAGCGGGTGCTGGTGGGCGGCGACTTCCGCTTCGGCCGGGGCGGCGCCGGCGACGCCGCGCTGCTCGAGCGGATGGGGGAGGAGCACGGCTTCTCCGTCGAGGTCATGCCCGACATCGCGAGCTCGGGCGACGGCCGTCGCGTCTCCTCGTCGTGGATCCGAGAGCTCCTCGCCGTCGGGGACGTCGAGCGCGCCGCGAAGCTGCTCGGGCGATTCCACACGGTGCGCGGGGAGATCGTGCACGGCCTCAAGCGCGGCAGGGAGCTCGGCTTCCCGACCGCGAACCTCTCTCCCGACTCCGAGGGCTTCGTCCCGGCCGACGGCGTCTACGCCGGCTGGCTCGTGGCGCCGCGCGGCGGCCTCGGATCGAGGGTGAGATACCCCGCGGCCGTCTCCGTCGGGACCAATCCGACCTTCGACGACGTGGAACGGCGTCAGGTCGAGGCGTACGTGCTCGACGAGGACGACCTGGACCTCTACGGTCTGCAGGTCGAGGTGCAGTTCGCCGCGCGCATCCGCGGCATGGTCGCCTTCGAGGGCATCGAGAGGCTCGTCGCGCAGATGACCGACGACGTCGTGCGCGTGCGCGAGGCGCTCCGGTAG